One Gemmatimonadales bacterium genomic region harbors:
- a CDS encoding MlaD family protein, producing MKRANEVLVGSVVLGAILLVVAGSVWLSRSSFGRKDVVHTARFRSIGGLQKGNPVLLRGVRIGRVDDISLGDSNWVNIQFLVQRSTQLPARPVAIIRSTTLFGDWAVDISSRDALPDDPEVRRQLDDAERAGADKWPGATLPDVGQLTAQAGRIASDIALISSRVQDAFDSTSAARLRGAFIDLSRLSRQLAEITRTQQATLNRIGSNLDTGTQALSRSAQALQRATLRADSATSREQLQRIMNRTDSITGDIAGVASNLRNLSGAAARQQSAFDSIVSHTDSILARLERGEGTLGRLTRDTTLYHESVSAVRSLRSMLDDMQRNPRKYFSFSVF from the coding sequence ATGAAGCGCGCCAACGAAGTGCTCGTCGGCAGCGTCGTGCTCGGCGCCATCCTGCTGGTGGTCGCAGGCTCGGTCTGGCTCTCCCGCTCGAGCTTCGGCCGGAAGGACGTAGTGCACACGGCGCGCTTCCGCAGCATCGGGGGTCTGCAGAAAGGCAACCCAGTGCTGCTGCGCGGCGTCCGCATCGGCCGCGTGGACGACATCTCCCTGGGCGACAGCAACTGGGTCAACATCCAGTTCCTGGTGCAACGCAGCACGCAACTGCCCGCCCGGCCGGTCGCGATCATCCGCTCCACCACCCTCTTCGGCGACTGGGCCGTGGACATCAGCTCGCGGGACGCCCTGCCGGACGATCCCGAAGTACGGCGCCAACTCGACGACGCGGAGCGGGCGGGCGCGGATAAGTGGCCCGGCGCCACTCTCCCGGACGTGGGACAGCTCACCGCGCAGGCCGGCCGCATCGCCTCCGACATCGCGCTAATCTCGAGTCGCGTGCAGGACGCCTTCGACTCGACGTCTGCGGCGCGGCTGCGCGGCGCGTTCATCGACCTCTCGCGCCTCTCCCGGCAGCTCGCCGAGATCACCCGCACCCAGCAGGCGACGCTGAACCGCATCGGCAGCAACCTCGACACCGGCACGCAGGCCCTCTCGCGCTCGGCCCAGGCGCTCCAGCGCGCCACCCTCCGCGCCGACTCGGCCACCTCGCGCGAGCAGCTCCAGCGTATCATGAACCGCACCGATTCGATCACCGGCGACATCGCCGGCGTGGCCTCGAACCTCCGCAACCTCTCGGGCGCGGCCGCCCGGCAGCAGTCCGCGTTCGACAGCATCGTGTCGCACACCGACTCGATCCTCGCGAGGCTCGAGCGCGGCGAGGGCACCCTGGGCCGTCTGACGCGCGACACCACGCTGTACCACGAGTCGGTCTCGGCGGTACGCAGCCTGCGCTCCATGCTCGATGACATGCAGCGGAACCCGCGCAAGTACTTCTCGTTCTCGGTCTTCTAA
- the atpD gene encoding F0F1 ATP synthase subunit beta — protein MAENIGRVVQVIGPVLDVEFEPEMLPELYTALKVEGDGVRLVAEVQQHIGRNQVRAVAMTSTDGVVRGMSALDTGGPITVPVGKHALGRILNVLGEPVDGGAPIPADAERWPIHRAPPKFTDLEPKTEIFETGIKVVDLIAPFVKGGKIGLFGGAGVGKTVVIMELINNVQKGHGGRSVFCGVGERTREGNDLYLEMKESKVLDSVALIYGQMNEPPGARLRVGLSGLTVAEYFRDVEGQDVLVFIDNIFRFTQAGSEVSARLGRMPSAVGYQPTLATEMGDLQERITSTKSGSITSVQAIYVPADDLTDPAPAAAFSHLDATVVLSRDIAAIGIYPAVDPLDSASRILDAQYIGERHYKVATAVQGTLQRYRDLQDIIAILGMDELSEEDKVVVARARRLQRFLSQPFAVAEQFTGIKGKYVKLQDTIDSFERVVAGEFDELPEQAFFMVGGIDDVVERAKQLEQA, from the coding sequence ATGGCAGAGAACATCGGAAGAGTCGTTCAGGTCATCGGGCCGGTCCTCGACGTGGAGTTCGAGCCCGAGATGCTCCCGGAGCTCTACACCGCGCTCAAGGTGGAGGGCGATGGCGTTCGCCTGGTGGCCGAGGTGCAGCAGCATATCGGCCGCAACCAGGTCCGCGCCGTCGCGATGACCTCCACCGACGGGGTGGTGCGTGGCATGAGTGCCCTGGACACCGGCGGCCCGATCACGGTGCCGGTCGGCAAGCACGCGCTGGGGCGCATCCTCAACGTGCTGGGCGAGCCGGTGGATGGCGGCGCCCCCATTCCGGCGGATGCGGAGCGGTGGCCCATCCACAGAGCACCTCCCAAGTTCACCGACCTCGAGCCCAAGACCGAGATCTTCGAGACCGGGATCAAGGTCGTGGACCTGATCGCCCCGTTCGTGAAGGGCGGCAAGATCGGCCTGTTCGGTGGCGCGGGAGTGGGGAAGACCGTCGTCATCATGGAGCTGATCAACAACGTGCAGAAGGGCCACGGCGGGCGTTCGGTCTTCTGCGGCGTCGGCGAGCGTACCCGCGAGGGCAACGACCTCTACCTCGAGATGAAGGAAAGCAAGGTCCTCGACTCGGTGGCGCTCATCTACGGCCAGATGAACGAGCCGCCGGGCGCGCGCCTGCGCGTCGGCCTCTCGGGCCTCACCGTCGCCGAGTACTTCCGCGACGTCGAGGGCCAGGACGTGCTGGTCTTCATCGACAACATCTTCCGGTTCACCCAGGCGGGCTCCGAGGTCTCCGCCCGCCTCGGCCGCATGCCGAGCGCCGTGGGGTACCAGCCCACGCTGGCCACCGAGATGGGCGATCTCCAGGAGCGCATCACCTCGACCAAGAGCGGATCGATCACGTCGGTGCAGGCCATCTACGTCCCCGCCGACGACCTCACCGACCCGGCGCCCGCGGCCGCGTTCAGCCACCTCGATGCGACCGTCGTGCTCTCGCGCGACATCGCGGCCATCGGCATCTACCCGGCCGTGGACCCGCTCGACTCCGCGAGCCGGATCCTCGACGCCCAGTACATCGGGGAGCGCCATTACAAGGTGGCCACCGCGGTGCAGGGGACGCTCCAGCGCTACAGGGACCTCCAGGACATCATCGCCATCCTCGGCATGGACGAGCTGTCGGAGGAGGACAAGGTGGTGGTGGCGCGCGCCCGCCGGCTGCAGCGCTTCCTCTCGCAGCCGTTCGCCGTGGCCGAGCAGTTCACCGGCATCAAGGGCAAGTACGTGAAGCTCCAGGACACCATCGACTCGTTCGAGCGGGTGGTTGCCGGTGAGTTCGACGAGCTGCCGGAGCAGGCGTTCTTCATGGTGGGTGGCATCGACGACGTGGTCGAGCGCGCCAAGCAGCTCGAGCAGGCGTGA
- a CDS encoding helix-turn-helix domain-containing protein produces MSPPVIPTLLGNGEARRWLRRSIPPARARLVTCRSAAQLERAIAGSLVDAVVVDGRLPGGREALAGFRAAYPRVPRFVYSAFRPDDGELLAACVGEAAASPIVGGVEDPVVGELVLPRTASALRLALLDHAPRLLRLTDPLQMRAWAEVMRRVGGRLRTIDVARALHVSREHLSRQFGAGGAPNLKRVIDLAKAVTAADLLANPGYSVRRVARILGFASASHLSGAARRVAGVTARELPDLGPRGVLAAFLSGRTRSRR; encoded by the coding sequence ATGAGCCCGCCTGTCATCCCCACCCTGCTCGGCAACGGTGAGGCGCGCCGCTGGCTCAGGCGCTCGATCCCGCCCGCCCGGGCTCGGCTGGTGACCTGTCGCAGCGCCGCGCAGCTCGAGCGTGCCATCGCCGGCTCGCTGGTCGATGCGGTGGTGGTGGACGGTCGGTTGCCCGGCGGGCGGGAAGCCCTCGCCGGCTTCCGCGCGGCGTATCCCCGCGTGCCGCGGTTCGTGTACTCCGCTTTCCGGCCCGACGACGGCGAGCTGCTGGCGGCATGCGTTGGAGAGGCGGCGGCGAGCCCGATCGTCGGGGGCGTAGAGGACCCGGTGGTGGGAGAGCTCGTACTCCCGCGCACCGCGAGCGCGCTGCGCCTCGCCCTGCTCGATCACGCTCCCCGGCTCCTCCGGCTGACCGATCCGCTCCAGATGCGCGCCTGGGCCGAAGTGATGCGGCGGGTGGGCGGCCGGCTGCGCACCATAGACGTGGCCCGCGCCCTTCACGTCTCCCGCGAGCACCTGTCGCGGCAGTTCGGCGCGGGGGGCGCGCCCAACCTCAAGCGGGTCATCGATCTCGCGAAGGCGGTGACCGCCGCCGACTTGCTCGCGAACCCCGGCTACTCGGTGCGCCGGGTGGCGCGCATCCTCGGCTTCGCGTCCGCCAGCCACCTCTCCGGCGCCGCGAGGCGCGTCGCCGGCGTCACGGCGAGAGAGCTCCCTGACCTCGGCCCGCGGGGCGTGCTGGCCGCGTTCCTGAGCGGCAGGACGCGGAGCCGGCGCTGA
- the atpA gene encoding F0F1 ATP synthase subunit alpha, with amino-acid sequence MANETALRPGELKNVLLREIEAADLSAVDLEEVGTVLEVKDGVARVYGLTKALAGEMLEFRSSTTGESITGLALNLEEDNIGAVILGNYLKLREGDEVRRTARVFEVPVGKAMIGRVVDPLGRPVDGRGPIAAEGSRKVEMVAPGIVVRQPVKEPLQTGIKAIDSMIPIGRGQRELIIGDRGTGKTAIAIDTIINQKGGDVICVYVAIGQKNSTVASVVERLKEKGAMEYTIVVVASASDPAPLQYIAPYAGCTMAEHFMYEEGRATLCVYDDLSKQAAAYRQLSLVLRRPPGREAYPGDVFYLHSRLLERAAKIAEDPQLIKQDPRIKKPGGSLTALPIIETQAGDVSAYIPTNVISITDGQIFLDTDLFYSNVRPAINVGISVSRVGGNAQIKAMRRVAGRLRLDLAQFRALEAFAQFGSDLDQATLRQLARGRRTVEVLKQGQYRPMDVAQQVQVIFAVTNGLVDDVEVEDLKAWEAGFHEHMAASHPGIAEEIRVKKTLSDELAAQLRSAIESYKALRK; translated from the coding sequence ATGGCCAACGAAACAGCCCTGCGCCCCGGTGAACTGAAGAACGTACTCCTCCGCGAGATCGAAGCTGCCGATCTCTCCGCCGTCGATCTCGAGGAAGTGGGTACGGTGCTCGAGGTGAAGGACGGCGTGGCGCGCGTCTACGGGCTGACCAAGGCGTTGGCCGGCGAGATGCTCGAGTTCCGCTCGTCCACGACGGGGGAGTCGATCACCGGTCTGGCGCTGAACCTCGAAGAGGACAACATCGGGGCGGTCATCCTCGGCAACTACCTCAAGCTGAGGGAAGGCGACGAGGTCCGGCGCACCGCGCGGGTGTTCGAGGTGCCGGTCGGCAAGGCGATGATCGGCCGGGTGGTGGACCCGCTGGGGCGGCCGGTGGACGGTCGCGGCCCGATCGCGGCGGAGGGGTCGCGGAAGGTGGAGATGGTCGCGCCGGGCATCGTGGTGCGGCAGCCCGTGAAGGAACCGCTCCAGACCGGCATCAAGGCGATCGATTCGATGATCCCGATCGGGCGCGGCCAGCGGGAGCTGATCATCGGCGACCGCGGCACGGGCAAGACGGCGATCGCGATCGACACGATCATCAACCAGAAGGGCGGCGACGTCATCTGCGTGTACGTCGCGATCGGCCAGAAGAACTCCACCGTGGCCTCGGTGGTGGAGCGCCTGAAGGAGAAGGGCGCGATGGAGTACACGATCGTGGTGGTGGCGTCGGCCTCTGACCCGGCACCGCTACAGTACATCGCGCCCTACGCCGGCTGCACCATGGCCGAGCACTTCATGTACGAGGAGGGTCGCGCGACGCTGTGCGTCTACGACGACCTCTCCAAACAGGCCGCGGCCTACCGCCAGCTCTCGCTGGTGCTCCGCCGGCCGCCGGGCCGCGAGGCCTACCCCGGCGACGTCTTCTACCTGCACTCGCGGCTGCTCGAGCGCGCCGCGAAAATCGCGGAGGACCCGCAACTCATCAAGCAGGACCCGCGGATCAAGAAGCCGGGCGGCTCGCTGACGGCGCTGCCGATCATCGAGACCCAGGCGGGTGACGTGTCGGCCTACATCCCGACCAACGTCATCTCGATCACGGACGGCCAGATCTTCCTCGACACCGACCTCTTCTACTCCAACGTGCGTCCGGCGATCAACGTCGGCATCTCGGTCTCCCGCGTGGGCGGCAACGCTCAGATCAAGGCCATGAGACGGGTGGCGGGGCGGTTGCGGCTGGACCTGGCGCAGTTCCGTGCGCTGGAGGCGTTCGCGCAGTTCGGCTCGGACCTCGACCAGGCCACGTTGCGCCAGCTGGCGCGTGGCCGGCGCACCGTCGAGGTCCTGAAGCAGGGCCAGTACCGACCGATGGACGTCGCCCAGCAGGTCCAAGTCATCTTCGCCGTCACCAACGGCTTGGTTGACGACGTCGAGGTGGAAGACCTGAAAGCGTGGGAGGCGGGGTTCCACGAGCACATGGCCGCCAGCCACCCCGGGATCGCGGAGGAGATCCGCGTCAAGAAGACGCTCTCCGACGAGCTCGCGGCCCAGCTCCGGAGCGCCATCGAGTCCTACAAGGCGCTGCGCAAGTAG
- a CDS encoding NUDIX domain-containing protein, with protein sequence MAKDPQPVEETSAGGVVFRRGPEGPSVLLIRDSYRNWGFPKGHVEAGEAAASAAEREIAEETALTGLVLHGPIQDIDWFFRFRGRLIHKTCTFFLFESQAGDAVPQAEEGITACRWLNVEDALRTISYANAREVLSAAGALVAQLTAS encoded by the coding sequence ATGGCGAAGGACCCTCAGCCCGTGGAGGAGACGTCGGCCGGCGGCGTCGTGTTCCGGCGCGGCCCCGAGGGGCCGTCCGTCCTGCTGATCCGCGATTCCTACCGCAACTGGGGCTTTCCCAAGGGACACGTCGAAGCAGGAGAGGCCGCGGCCTCCGCCGCCGAACGCGAGATCGCCGAGGAGACCGCCCTGACGGGCCTGGTCTTGCACGGCCCTATCCAGGACATCGACTGGTTCTTCAGGTTCCGAGGGCGCCTCATCCACAAGACCTGCACTTTCTTCCTGTTCGAGAGCCAGGCCGGCGACGCGGTGCCGCAGGCCGAAGAGGGCATCACCGCCTGCCGGTGGCTCAACGTGGAGGACGCGCTCCGCACCATCTCTTACGCCAACGCGCGCGAGGTGCTGAGTGCCGCCGGCGCGCTGGTCGCGCAGCTAACGGCGTCATGA
- the atpG gene encoding ATP synthase F1 subunit gamma, with protein sequence MAKTRALKRRIRSVENTRKITRTMEMVATSKMKRAQDRVVSARPYAQALAAAIADLMNPELAERFPLLRQPVPPAAGGPKQAAVILITSNRGLAGAFNANLIRMARQRIADLQESGHEVELHGVGKKGIKFFQFVGRKLAVARIDIGDRPTAAHAQELVAPLMADYEAGRLASVDVVYANFKSALSTPPAVMRVLPVEAEGPGDRGTGGQKGARSSSRPPVPPSPRPAYYILKPSADAILGALLPLYVKNMVYRALVETAASEQGARRTAMKNATDNAGEMLDILRRTYNRARQAQITQELAEIVGGAEALKG encoded by the coding sequence ATGGCGAAGACCCGCGCCCTGAAGCGGCGCATCCGCTCGGTGGAGAACACCCGCAAGATCACTCGGACGATGGAGATGGTCGCCACGTCCAAGATGAAGCGCGCGCAGGACCGCGTCGTTTCGGCGCGGCCGTACGCCCAGGCGCTCGCGGCTGCCATCGCGGACCTGATGAACCCGGAACTCGCCGAGCGCTTTCCCCTTCTCAGGCAGCCGGTCCCGCCCGCCGCGGGCGGGCCGAAGCAGGCGGCCGTCATCCTCATCACCTCGAACCGGGGTCTGGCCGGGGCCTTCAACGCCAACCTCATCCGGATGGCGCGGCAGCGGATCGCGGACCTCCAGGAATCGGGCCACGAGGTGGAGCTGCACGGCGTCGGGAAGAAGGGGATCAAGTTCTTCCAGTTCGTCGGCCGCAAGCTCGCGGTGGCGCGGATCGACATCGGCGACCGGCCGACCGCCGCGCACGCCCAGGAGCTGGTGGCGCCGTTGATGGCTGACTACGAGGCGGGGCGGCTCGCGTCCGTAGACGTGGTATATGCCAACTTCAAGTCCGCGCTATCCACGCCGCCGGCGGTGATGAGGGTGCTGCCGGTGGAGGCGGAGGGACCGGGGGACCGGGGGACCGGGGGACAGAAGGGGGCGAGGTCGTCTTCCCGTCCCCCCGTCCCCCCGTCCCCCCGTCCCGCGTATTACATCCTGAAGCCGAGCGCCGATGCGATCCTCGGCGCGCTGCTTCCGTTGTACGTCAAGAACATGGTCTACCGCGCGCTGGTCGAGACGGCCGCCTCCGAGCAGGGAGCGCGCCGGACCGCGATGAAGAACGCGACCGACAACGCGGGCGAGATGCTGGACATCCTGCGGCGCACCTACAACCGGGCGCGGCAGGCGCAGATCACGCAGGAGCTGGCCGAGATCGTTGGTGGAGCAGAAGCGTTGAAGGGCTAG